A part of Mycolicibacterium sp. TUM20985 genomic DNA contains:
- a CDS encoding metal-sensitive transcriptional regulator — MDTTAPGYADSKDAHLKRLRRIEGQVRGLARMVDEDAYCIDVLTQISAATKALESVALSLLDEHLSHCVRDAIHQGGEMADQKIDEASAAIARLVRS, encoded by the coding sequence ATGGACACGACGGCGCCCGGGTACGCAGACTCGAAAGACGCACATCTCAAGCGACTGCGCAGGATTGAGGGGCAGGTCCGCGGTCTGGCACGAATGGTCGATGAGGACGCCTACTGCATTGACGTGCTCACCCAGATTTCGGCGGCAACCAAAGCGCTGGAGTCGGTGGCGTTGTCGCTTCTCGACGAACATCTGTCCCATTGCGTCCGTGACGCAATCCACCAGGGTGGCGAGATGGCCGACCAGAAGATCGATGAGGCTTCGGCGGCAATCGCGCGTCTCGTCCGCTCCTGA
- a CDS encoding TetR/AcrR family transcriptional regulator yields the protein MAPLPRNSPGDRGVTAEAVLETAARLIELDGVKALTMRNLADQLGVAVTSIYWHVGGRDQLLDNLVERLLGELANLPVDGDSPVERIASLARAQRRVLIERQHLLGIAHERDRTPQLFLPIQQALAAQLAQIGVTGTDAALILRAVQVHVISSAVMQFSAVRGAKHDEEDPSLWADAWPDQALVEALQAPTDYDAVFEYGLHALMATLPQSG from the coding sequence ATGGCGCCACTGCCTCGCAACTCCCCCGGAGATCGTGGAGTCACGGCCGAGGCGGTTCTCGAAACCGCCGCCCGGCTGATCGAACTCGACGGGGTCAAGGCACTCACCATGCGCAACCTCGCCGACCAACTCGGTGTCGCGGTGACCTCCATCTACTGGCACGTCGGCGGTCGCGACCAACTCCTGGACAACCTGGTCGAGCGCCTCCTCGGCGAGTTGGCGAATCTCCCCGTCGACGGTGACTCCCCCGTCGAACGCATTGCGTCACTAGCTCGTGCGCAACGCCGGGTGCTGATCGAGCGGCAGCATCTGCTCGGCATCGCCCACGAGCGCGACCGAACGCCGCAACTGTTCCTGCCGATTCAGCAAGCCCTGGCAGCACAATTGGCGCAGATCGGCGTGACCGGAACCGACGCTGCACTCATCCTGCGGGCCGTCCAGGTGCACGTCATCTCGTCGGCGGTCATGCAGTTCTCCGCGGTGCGCGGGGCCAAGCACGACGAGGAGGACCCCTCGCTCTGGGCCGACGCCTGGCCCGATCAGGCACTCGTCGAAGCCCTCCAGGCCCCCACCGACTACGACGCGGTCTTCGAGTACGGGCTGCACGCGCTGATGGCAACGCTGCCGCAGTCTGGGTGA
- a CDS encoding heavy-metal-associated domain-containing protein: MNTTTKSYAVTGMTCSHCVAAVTTELGALAGVTDVQVDLVAEGTSTVTISSDAPLIAEQVAAALDEAGDYRLSTNQPHQRLDVTRAPFSKDKA, from the coding sequence ATGAACACGACCACCAAGTCCTACGCCGTCACCGGCATGACTTGCAGTCACTGCGTCGCTGCGGTGACCACAGAACTCGGCGCACTCGCCGGCGTCACCGACGTTCAGGTCGATCTGGTTGCCGAAGGCACATCCACCGTGACGATCTCCAGCGACGCACCACTGATCGCGGAGCAGGTCGCCGCCGCACTCGACGAGGCCGGCGACTACCGCCTGTCCACCAATCAACCGCACCAGCGGCTCGACGTTACACGAGCCCCGTTTTCGAAGGACAAAGCATGA
- a CDS encoding N-acyl-D-amino-acid deacylase family protein — translation MFDLKITGGTVVDGTGADRFTADVGVKDGKIVEIRRRGPGDAPLEGDATETIDATGKIVAPGFVDIHTHYDGQVSWDSVLEPSSNHGVTTVVAGNCGVGFAPVRPGSEEWLIALMEGVEDIPGTALTEGITWGWESYAEYLDVIGTRELAVDFGSQIAHGTVRAYAMGERGARNEAATPEDIAAMSRLVREAVEAGALGFSSSRTIAHRAMDGEPVPGTYAAEDELFALGRAMAAGGASVFELAPQGAAGEDIVAPKKELEWMQRLGAEIDCALSFALIQVDAAPDLWREQLDISAAAHDAGSRLHPQIAARPFGMLLGFPGHHAFTHRPTYRRLKAECSREELAARLAEPAVRAAILAEDDLPIDPNKLFDGMFALAQYGSERLYYLGQPPDYEPTADQTVAAIARERGEDMLATMYDLMLEADAGNMLMYPMFNYSNGNHDAIREMITHPAGVVGLSDGGAHCSMICDASYPTFLLTHWARDRHRGAQLSLEYVIRKQAHDTAQLFGLTDRGVIGVGKKADMNVIDMDALTLHAPRMAYDLPAGGHRLVQGASGYDATVVSGVVTRRAGADTGARPGRLVRGAR, via the coding sequence GTGTTCGACCTGAAGATCACCGGCGGGACCGTGGTGGACGGCACTGGCGCTGACCGATTCACCGCGGACGTGGGAGTCAAGGACGGCAAGATCGTCGAGATCCGCCGCCGCGGTCCAGGCGACGCCCCGCTGGAGGGCGACGCGACCGAGACGATCGATGCCACGGGCAAGATCGTCGCGCCGGGTTTCGTCGACATCCACACCCACTACGACGGTCAGGTCAGCTGGGACAGCGTGCTCGAACCGTCCAGCAATCACGGTGTGACGACGGTCGTCGCGGGCAACTGTGGCGTCGGGTTCGCCCCGGTGCGGCCCGGCAGCGAGGAGTGGTTGATCGCGCTGATGGAGGGTGTCGAGGACATTCCGGGCACGGCGCTGACCGAGGGCATCACGTGGGGGTGGGAGAGCTACGCCGAGTACCTCGACGTGATCGGCACGCGTGAACTGGCCGTCGACTTCGGCAGCCAGATCGCGCACGGCACGGTTCGCGCATACGCGATGGGTGAGCGCGGCGCGCGCAACGAGGCGGCCACCCCGGAGGACATCGCTGCAATGAGCCGGCTGGTCCGGGAGGCCGTCGAGGCTGGCGCACTTGGCTTTTCGTCATCGCGCACCATTGCCCACCGCGCGATGGACGGTGAACCCGTCCCGGGGACGTATGCCGCCGAGGATGAACTGTTCGCCCTCGGCCGCGCCATGGCGGCGGGTGGGGCCAGTGTCTTCGAGCTCGCCCCGCAGGGCGCGGCGGGTGAGGACATCGTGGCCCCCAAGAAGGAATTGGAGTGGATGCAGCGGCTCGGCGCCGAGATCGACTGCGCCCTCAGCTTTGCGCTGATCCAGGTCGACGCCGCCCCGGATCTGTGGCGTGAGCAGCTCGACATCTCGGCCGCCGCCCACGATGCCGGTAGCCGACTGCACCCGCAGATCGCGGCGCGCCCCTTCGGCATGCTGCTCGGGTTTCCCGGCCATCACGCCTTCACCCACCGACCGACCTATCGGCGGCTGAAGGCCGAGTGCTCCCGTGAGGAACTCGCCGCCCGGCTCGCCGAACCCGCAGTGCGGGCAGCCATCCTGGCCGAGGACGATCTACCGATCGATCCCAACAAGCTGTTCGACGGCATGTTCGCCCTGGCCCAGTACGGCAGCGAACGGCTGTACTACCTCGGCCAGCCGCCCGACTACGAACCCACCGCCGATCAGACGGTCGCCGCGATCGCGCGCGAGCGGGGGGAGGACATGCTGGCCACGATGTACGACCTGATGCTCGAGGCCGATGCGGGCAACATGCTGATGTACCCGATGTTCAACTACTCCAACGGAAATCACGACGCCATCCGCGAGATGATCACCCACCCCGCGGGCGTCGTGGGACTCTCCGACGGCGGTGCGCACTGCAGCATGATCTGTGACGCGTCCTATCCCACGTTCCTGCTGACGCACTGGGCGAGGGATCGTCACCGCGGCGCTCAGCTGTCGCTGGAGTACGTCATCCGCAAGCAGGCGCACGACACCGCGCAGCTGTTCGGTCTCACCGATCGCGGCGTCATCGGCGTGGGCAAGAAGGCCGACATGAACGTCATCGACATGGACGCGTTGACGCTGCACGCCCCGCGGATGGCCTACGACCTGCCGGCGGGTGGGCACCGGTTGGTCCAGGGTGCGTCGGGCTACGACGCCACCGTCGTCAGCGGAGTCGTCACGCGCCGCGCTGGCGCCGACACGGGTGCACGCCCCGGTCGGCTGGTGCGCGGAGCCCGCTGA
- a CDS encoding MBL fold metallo-hydrolase — MIVSIIETSGLGDRSYLVSDDDVAVVIDPQRDIDRVLRLASEHGVRITHVLETHIHNDYVTGGLELARVADAEYVVPAGDDVDYERRAIGDGDVIDAGPIQLKAMHTPGHTHHHISYVLSDPNGVSVAVFTGGSMLHGTTGRTDLLGPEHTSELTHAQFHSVRRLADELPDGVEVYPTHGFGSFCSATPSNGDSSTIADERQHNPALTQDEQAYVDQLIAGLSAYPAYYAHMGVINAAGPEPVDLSTPEPVDPTELRRRIEVGEWVVDLRNRTAFAAGHLDGTYAFELSNSFVTYLGWLYRWGAPLTLIGDDDAQIADARRELVRIGVDNVTGSSVGDIAKLSGGTPPRSYRVADFGELAEAMNERGLTVLDVRQQGEYAESHITGAIHIPLHELLDRTAEVPTGEVWVHCGSGYRSSIAASMIDEPGRDVVLVDDTYDGADTLDRTV, encoded by the coding sequence ATGATCGTGTCCATCATCGAAACCTCCGGCCTCGGTGACCGCAGCTACCTGGTCAGCGACGACGATGTGGCCGTCGTCATCGACCCGCAGCGTGACATCGACCGAGTGCTCAGGCTCGCGTCCGAGCACGGCGTGCGAATAACCCACGTGCTGGAGACCCACATCCACAACGATTATGTCACCGGCGGACTGGAGCTCGCCCGCGTCGCCGACGCCGAGTACGTGGTCCCCGCCGGAGACGACGTCGACTACGAACGGCGCGCGATCGGCGACGGTGACGTCATCGACGCCGGTCCAATTCAACTCAAGGCCATGCACACGCCCGGCCACACCCACCACCACATCAGCTACGTGCTTAGCGATCCGAACGGTGTGAGCGTCGCGGTGTTCACCGGAGGATCGATGTTGCACGGCACGACGGGGCGCACCGACCTCCTCGGGCCCGAGCACACCTCCGAGCTGACGCACGCTCAGTTCCACTCGGTCCGGCGTCTCGCCGACGAATTGCCCGACGGTGTCGAGGTGTACCCCACCCACGGGTTCGGGAGCTTCTGCTCGGCCACCCCCAGCAACGGCGATTCCTCCACCATCGCCGATGAGCGCCAACACAATCCGGCCCTCACCCAGGACGAGCAGGCCTACGTCGACCAACTCATCGCCGGCCTGTCCGCCTACCCCGCCTACTACGCCCACATGGGCGTCATCAACGCGGCCGGTCCCGAACCCGTGGACCTGTCCACCCCCGAACCCGTCGATCCCACCGAGCTACGCCGCCGCATCGAGGTCGGCGAATGGGTCGTCGACCTGCGCAACCGCACGGCGTTCGCCGCGGGACACCTCGACGGTACGTACGCATTCGAGTTGTCCAACTCATTCGTCACCTACCTCGGATGGCTCTACCGGTGGGGCGCACCATTGACGCTCATTGGTGATGACGACGCGCAGATCGCCGATGCCCGAAGGGAACTCGTCCGAATTGGGGTCGACAACGTCACCGGTTCATCCGTCGGAGACATCGCGAAGCTCTCTGGCGGCACGCCTCCGAGGTCGTATCGAGTTGCGGACTTCGGCGAACTCGCCGAGGCGATGAACGAGCGCGGGCTCACAGTTCTCGACGTTCGCCAACAGGGTGAGTACGCCGAGAGCCACATCACGGGCGCGATCCACATCCCCCTTCACGAATTGCTGGATCGCACAGCCGAAGTGCCCACCGGAGAAGTATGGGTGCACTGCGGCTCGGGCTACCGCTCGTCCATCGCGGCGTCGATGATCGACGAGCCCGGCCGCGACGTCGTCCTCGTCGACGACACCTACGACGGCGCCGACACGCTCGATCGGACGGTCTGA